From a region of the Streptomyces caniferus genome:
- a CDS encoding phosphomannomutase/phosphoglucomutase, producing the protein MTDLSQIVKAYDVRGVVPTQWDETLAELFGAAFAEITGADAIVTGHDMRPSSPGLSGAFARGAAARGVDVTEIGLCSTDELYFASGALGLPGAMFTASHNPAQYNGIKMCRAGAAPVGQDSGLADIRALVERWSDEGAPEPAAEPGTVTQRDVLGDYAAHLRGLVDLSGIRPLKVVVDAGNGMGGHTVPTVFEGLPLELDALYFELDGSFPNHEANPLDPKNIVDLQARVRETGADLGLAFDGDADRCFVVDENGNPVSPSAITALVAARELAKHPGGTVIHNLITSWSVPEVVKENGGAPVRTRVGHSFIKEEMAKTGAIFGGEHSAHYYFRDFWNADTGMLAAMHVLAALGGQPGPLSQLVAQYDRYAASGEINSTVDDQTGRLAAIKTAYENRAGVTLDELDGLTVTADDWWFNVRASNTEPLLRLNVEARDRATADRVRDEALAIIRG; encoded by the coding sequence GTGACTGATCTGTCGCAGATCGTGAAGGCGTATGACGTACGCGGCGTCGTCCCCACCCAGTGGGACGAGACGCTGGCCGAGCTGTTCGGGGCCGCCTTCGCCGAGATCACCGGCGCGGACGCGATCGTGACCGGGCACGACATGCGGCCCTCCTCGCCCGGCCTGTCCGGCGCCTTCGCCCGCGGCGCGGCGGCCCGCGGCGTGGACGTCACGGAAATCGGTCTCTGCTCGACCGACGAGCTGTACTTCGCCAGCGGCGCCCTGGGGCTGCCCGGCGCCATGTTCACCGCCTCGCACAACCCCGCCCAGTACAACGGCATCAAGATGTGCCGCGCGGGCGCGGCGCCGGTCGGCCAGGACAGCGGTCTCGCCGATATCCGCGCGCTGGTCGAGCGCTGGTCGGACGAGGGCGCCCCCGAGCCGGCCGCCGAGCCGGGCACCGTGACCCAGCGCGACGTCCTGGGCGACTACGCCGCCCACCTGCGCGGCCTGGTGGACCTGAGCGGCATCCGCCCGCTGAAGGTCGTGGTGGACGCGGGCAACGGCATGGGCGGGCACACCGTCCCGACCGTCTTCGAGGGCCTGCCGCTGGAACTCGACGCCCTGTACTTCGAGTTGGACGGCTCGTTCCCCAACCACGAAGCCAATCCGCTGGATCCGAAGAACATCGTCGACCTCCAGGCGCGGGTGCGCGAGACCGGCGCCGACCTCGGCCTCGCCTTCGACGGCGACGCCGACCGCTGCTTCGTCGTCGACGAGAACGGCAACCCGGTCTCCCCGTCCGCGATCACCGCCCTGGTCGCCGCCCGCGAACTGGCCAAGCACCCCGGCGGCACGGTCATCCACAACCTGATCACCTCGTGGTCGGTGCCGGAGGTCGTCAAGGAGAACGGCGGCGCGCCGGTCCGCACCCGCGTCGGGCACTCCTTCATCAAGGAGGAGATGGCCAAGACCGGCGCGATCTTCGGCGGTGAGCACTCCGCGCACTACTACTTCCGCGACTTCTGGAACGCCGACACCGGCATGCTCGCCGCGATGCACGTCCTGGCGGCCCTCGGCGGCCAGCCGGGCCCGCTGTCGCAGCTGGTCGCGCAGTACGACCGGTACGCGGCCTCCGGCGAGATCAACAGCACCGTCGACGACCAGACCGGCAGGCTCGCCGCGATCAAGACGGCCTACGAGAACCGCGCCGGCGTCACCCTCGACGAGCTGGACGGACTGACCGTCACCGCCGACGACTGGTGGTTCAACGTGCGCGCCTCCAACACCGAGCCGCTGCTCCGCCTGAACGTCGAGGCCCGCGACAGGGCCACCGCCGACCGGGTCCGCGACGAGGCCCTGGCGATCATCCGCGGCTGA
- a CDS encoding DUF3499 domain-containing protein encodes MGEPGESRRGPLKSAVPSNVVSPVRRCSRTACGRPAVATLTYVYADSTAVLGPLATYAEPHCYDLCAEHSERLTAPRGWEVVRLALDSGPARPSGDDLEALANAVREAARPQERAAGAGGVPSPGSRDTHPMEVARRGHLRVLRSPDS; translated from the coding sequence TTGGGTGAGCCGGGGGAGAGTCGTCGCGGCCCGCTCAAGAGTGCGGTACCGTCCAACGTCGTGAGCCCTGTACGTCGCTGTTCGCGCACTGCGTGCGGCCGCCCCGCCGTCGCAACGCTGACGTACGTCTATGCGGATTCGACCGCTGTGCTCGGACCGCTCGCCACCTACGCCGAACCGCACTGCTACGACCTGTGCGCCGAGCACTCCGAGCGGCTGACCGCGCCGCGCGGCTGGGAGGTTGTCCGCCTCGCCCTCGACTCGGGCCCGGCCCGCCCCAGCGGCGACGATCTCGAAGCCCTGGCGAACGCCGTACGCGAGGCGGCCCGCCCCCAGGAGCGTGCGGCCGGTGCCGGTGGCGTCCCCAGTCCGGGCAGCCGCGACACCCACCCCATGGAAGTCGCCCGCCGAGGCCATCTACGGGTGCTGCGCTCGCCGGACTCCTGA
- a CDS encoding metallopeptidase family protein — MDSPVPPRPAQPRIRRRDRHGRGMRGPIAPPQVPLSVTRADAFVDLVYDSRDRLERRWPQLSQVDFLVLEVPGSGPDDGPDAAADEETVPLGRVVPAAGGYRDRIVIYRRPVEIRTKSRDERALLVHEVVVEQVAELLGLAPESVDPRYGQE, encoded by the coding sequence ATGGACAGTCCTGTACCTCCCCGACCGGCACAGCCGCGGATCCGCCGCCGCGACCGCCATGGCCGCGGCATGCGCGGCCCGATCGCGCCGCCCCAGGTGCCGCTGTCGGTGACCCGCGCCGACGCGTTCGTGGATCTTGTCTATGACTCCCGGGACCGGCTGGAGCGACGCTGGCCGCAGCTCTCCCAGGTCGACTTCCTGGTCCTGGAGGTGCCCGGTTCCGGGCCGGACGACGGTCCGGACGCGGCCGCCGACGAGGAGACCGTGCCGCTGGGGCGGGTGGTGCCGGCCGCGGGCGGATATCGCGACCGGATCGTGATCTACCGCAGGCCGGTGGAGATCCGGACGAAGAGCCGCGACGAGCGGGCGCTGCTGGTCCATGAAGTGGTGGTCGAGCAGGTCGCCGAACTCCTGGGACTGGCCCCGGAATCGGTGGACCCGCGCTACGGCCAGGAGTGA
- a CDS encoding DUF5719 family protein, translating to MKRTMMSLIGVTVALAAVSGVAAVTGPAGGAPDAPRGSTRLPVQRSALLCPAPTSSEVGDTTYTAFAPKGAAAGADGREGTAQLLPAGTVREDGGADKGKGKKNPKGGKGGGADSAAGQTIAPRDTKPVAPLRQAGRPVTATTDRPDAPALVGTADGALAPGWTVQQTTAVAAGAGRGLLGLGCTTPDTTFWFPGVSTATDRQDYVHLTNPDSTPAVVDLELRGKDGALGGSAGEDLSVPPHTTVPVLLSTLTSAPTTNASLHVVAREGRVGAAVQASDGKLGSDWLPAAADPSPSVVLPGIPKDATSVRLVALAPGESDADLKVQLATPTGMITPAGLENLHLKSGMTTAVDLKDLTKGEAGSLVLTPSDSGSKVPVAAAVRVTRGKGAKQDMAFIPATRPVEKRATAVDNRGKDSTLSLVAPEKGKDAKVKVTASAGSGGGTPVTKTYTVKGGTSADIAPPRPPGLKGSYALTVEPESGSGPVYAARMLARPQGGVPAFTVQTLPDDRGSVLVPTAGQDLSVLTN from the coding sequence GTGAAGCGCACCATGATGTCCCTGATCGGCGTGACCGTGGCGCTGGCCGCCGTCTCCGGCGTCGCCGCCGTGACCGGCCCGGCCGGCGGCGCCCCCGACGCGCCCCGCGGCAGCACCCGGCTGCCCGTCCAGCGCTCCGCGCTGCTGTGCCCCGCCCCGACCTCCTCCGAGGTCGGCGACACCACCTACACCGCCTTCGCCCCCAAGGGCGCGGCCGCCGGCGCGGACGGCCGCGAGGGCACCGCCCAGCTGCTGCCCGCCGGGACCGTCAGGGAGGACGGCGGCGCCGACAAGGGCAAGGGCAAGAAGAACCCCAAGGGCGGCAAGGGCGGCGGTGCGGACTCCGCCGCCGGGCAGACCATCGCCCCCCGCGACACCAAGCCCGTCGCGCCCCTGCGGCAGGCGGGCCGGCCGGTCACCGCGACCACCGACCGCCCCGACGCCCCCGCCCTCGTGGGCACGGCGGACGGCGCCCTCGCCCCCGGCTGGACCGTCCAGCAGACCACCGCGGTCGCCGCCGGCGCCGGCCGCGGCCTGCTCGGCCTGGGCTGCACCACCCCCGACACCACGTTCTGGTTCCCCGGCGTCAGCACCGCCACGGATCGCCAGGACTACGTCCACCTCACCAACCCCGACTCGACCCCCGCCGTCGTCGACCTCGAACTGCGCGGCAAGGACGGGGCCTTGGGGGGCTCGGCCGGTGAGGACCTCTCCGTTCCGCCGCACACCACGGTCCCCGTGCTGCTCTCCACCCTGACGAGCGCCCCCACCACCAACGCGTCCCTGCACGTCGTCGCCCGCGAGGGCCGGGTCGGCGCCGCCGTCCAGGCGAGCGACGGCAAGCTCGGCAGCGACTGGCTGCCGGCCGCCGCCGACCCGTCGCCGAGCGTGGTGCTGCCCGGCATCCCCAAGGACGCCACCTCCGTCCGGCTGGTCGCCCTCGCTCCCGGCGAGTCCGACGCCGACCTGAAGGTGCAACTGGCCACCCCGACCGGGATGATCACCCCGGCCGGTCTGGAGAACCTGCATCTCAAGAGCGGGATGACCACGGCAGTGGACCTCAAGGACCTCACCAAGGGCGAGGCCGGCTCGCTGGTGCTCACGCCCTCCGACAGCGGCTCCAAGGTCCCGGTCGCGGCCGCGGTGCGGGTGACCCGAGGCAAGGGCGCCAAGCAGGACATGGCGTTCATCCCCGCGACCCGGCCGGTCGAGAAGCGCGCCACCGCCGTCGACAACCGCGGCAAGGACAGCACCCTCTCGCTGGTCGCGCCGGAGAAGGGCAAGGACGCGAAGGTGAAGGTCACCGCGTCGGCCGGCAGCGGCGGCGGCACCCCGGTCACCAAGACGTACACGGTCAAGGGCGGCACCAGCGCCGACATCGCGCCGCCCCGTCCGCCGGGCCTGAAGGGGAGCTACGCGCTGACCGTGGAGCCGGAGTCCGGCAGCGGCCCCGTCTACGCGGCCCGCATGCTCGCCCGGCCGCAGGGCGGAGTGCCCGCGTTCACCGTCCAGACGCTGCCCGACGACCGGGGCTCGGTCCTCGTCCCGACCGCCGGCCAGGATCTGTCGGTCCTCACGAACTGA
- a CDS encoding glycosyltransferase family 2 protein — protein sequence MSVHSQSAAQAASYAAATPEFPRHVVTAVIVSHDGARWLPDALTGLLGQERPVQNVIGADTGSADHSAQLLAEAIGDQRVLHLARRSGFGTAVDEAVRTAPELTPDDLPYLRRPSGWDPVSRTWRDEAYDMPELPHGEPVQWLWLLHDDCAPEPDALAELLRVADASPSTVIVGPKLRSWYDRRQLLEAGVSIARSGRRWTGLDRREQDQGQHDQVRPVLSVSTAGMLIRRDVYEELGGFDRRLPLMRDDVDLCWRAQAAGHQVLVAPDAILRHAEAAARERRPIDCVGRSVANPHRVDKAGAVYTLLTNTRGATLPYVLLRLLIGTFLRVIAYLVGKVPGQALDELAGLFGTLLRPGKILAARKKRGRPAVEASELRALFPPPGATVRATVEQVAGNVAGRAAPDVASAGRHGAVESGPGGDDADFLEIEQFARLKRIARKPAPVLFLLLLLVSLVACRALLGSGALAGGAMLPAPGSVSDLWSAYADSWHAVGVGDSASAPPYLAVVALVSSIFFGSTGFALTLLLVCSVPLAGLTAYFASRPLVASRLLRAWASIAYAFLPAAAGALAGGRLGTAVLAILLPLMARAAVAASGLRLQAGIRPSWRATWAYALLVTFTMAFTPVVWPIAVLLGLGLLVLRLLDGSRDQLVAYGLRFLVVALAPLVVLAPWSLSLLTRPSRFFQEAGLDYGAGSASVLDLIGLSPGGPKAVGGMLLFGIVLAALAATLRDARQRAIRTAWAVALTGLLLAALGNGSGWTGPAMLVYGLALLCAAAIGAEGIRTRMASLGFGWKQPVAVLIALASVLAPLYAAVSWMITGAAGPLERRNPEQVPAFVAEESGTADRARTLVLDGKPGHVDYSLVRGSGAGLGDADLAAEAGEDKRLGGIVAHLVAGSGADQTDQLGGYAVRYVLVRDGAPREMGRVLDSTPGLTRLSQDDGSALWRVDRRVSRLSIVSGEAKDGAGEAAAPVAVPAGPVEAHTKVPAGADGRVLRLADTADEGWQATLDGTPLKPVTVDGWAQGFTLPASGGTLDLTHENPIGHTLWLWAQGLLAVVLVVLALPGRRREIDDDLPDDTAAAQAAAATGDGRRARRLRAQAEAESAGDPAAAGPGIPGEQPLDPAADPMTAGIPAQDAGPEGTQAASPMADADPYGAAAQQQAYDAWQAAQQGEPGVPGHPGEQQPYAPADPYQAGQYGTPPYPQADPYQAADPYAADPYQAGAYDPYGYGQQQYGDGGPQQQQPYDDGAPYPGYPGSYPEPRRDGSDQQ from the coding sequence ATGTCCGTGCACAGCCAGTCGGCCGCTCAGGCCGCCTCATATGCAGCCGCCACCCCAGAGTTCCCGCGGCACGTCGTCACCGCCGTGATCGTCTCCCATGACGGCGCCCGCTGGCTGCCCGACGCGCTCACCGGCCTGCTCGGCCAGGAGCGCCCGGTGCAGAACGTCATCGGCGCCGACACCGGCAGCGCGGACCACTCCGCCCAGCTGCTCGCCGAGGCCATCGGGGACCAGCGGGTGCTGCATCTCGCCCGCCGGTCCGGATTCGGCACCGCCGTCGACGAAGCCGTCCGTACGGCCCCCGAACTCACCCCCGACGACCTGCCGTACCTGCGCCGCCCCAGCGGCTGGGACCCGGTCAGCCGCACCTGGCGCGACGAGGCGTACGACATGCCGGAGTTGCCGCACGGCGAACCGGTCCAGTGGCTGTGGCTGCTGCACGACGACTGCGCGCCCGAGCCGGACGCGCTCGCCGAGCTGCTGCGGGTCGCCGACGCCAGCCCCTCCACCGTGATCGTCGGACCCAAGCTGCGCAGCTGGTACGACCGCCGGCAGCTGCTCGAAGCCGGTGTCAGCATCGCCCGCAGCGGTCGCCGTTGGACCGGCCTGGACCGCCGCGAACAGGACCAGGGCCAGCACGACCAGGTACGCCCCGTGCTGTCCGTCTCCACCGCCGGCATGCTCATCCGCCGTGACGTCTACGAGGAGCTGGGCGGCTTCGACCGCCGGCTGCCCCTGATGCGTGACGACGTCGATCTGTGCTGGCGCGCCCAGGCCGCCGGCCACCAGGTCCTGGTCGCACCGGACGCGATCCTGCGGCACGCCGAGGCCGCCGCCCGCGAGCGCCGCCCCATCGACTGCGTCGGCCGCTCCGTCGCCAACCCGCACCGCGTCGACAAGGCCGGCGCCGTCTACACCCTGCTCACCAACACCCGCGGCGCGACCCTCCCGTACGTCCTGCTGCGGCTGCTGATCGGCACCTTCCTGCGGGTCATCGCCTACCTCGTCGGCAAGGTTCCGGGCCAGGCGCTCGACGAACTCGCCGGACTCTTCGGCACCCTGCTGCGGCCCGGCAAGATCCTCGCCGCCCGGAAGAAGAGAGGCCGCCCCGCGGTCGAGGCGAGCGAACTGCGGGCGCTCTTCCCGCCACCCGGCGCGACCGTCCGGGCCACCGTCGAACAGGTCGCCGGCAACGTCGCCGGGCGGGCCGCACCCGATGTGGCCTCGGCCGGCCGGCACGGCGCGGTCGAGTCCGGCCCCGGCGGCGACGACGCCGACTTCCTGGAGATCGAGCAGTTCGCCCGGCTCAAGCGGATCGCCCGCAAGCCCGCACCGGTGCTCTTCCTCCTCCTGCTGCTGGTCTCCCTCGTCGCCTGCCGCGCACTGCTCGGCTCCGGCGCGCTGGCCGGCGGCGCGATGCTGCCCGCGCCCGGCAGCGTGTCCGACCTGTGGTCGGCGTACGCCGACAGCTGGCATGCGGTCGGCGTCGGCGACAGTGCTTCCGCGCCGCCCTACCTGGCGGTCGTCGCCCTGGTGTCCAGCATCTTCTTCGGCAGCACCGGCTTCGCCCTCACCCTGCTGCTGGTCTGCTCCGTCCCGCTGGCCGGCCTCACCGCCTACTTCGCCTCCCGCCCGCTGGTCGCCTCCCGGCTGCTGCGGGCCTGGGCGAGCATCGCGTACGCCTTCCTGCCCGCGGCCGCCGGAGCGCTGGCCGGCGGCCGGCTGGGCACCGCGGTGCTCGCCATCCTGCTGCCGCTGATGGCGCGCGCCGCCGTCGCGGCGAGCGGACTGCGGCTGCAGGCCGGTATCCGTCCCAGCTGGCGCGCCACCTGGGCGTATGCGCTGCTGGTCACCTTCACCATGGCCTTCACCCCGGTCGTCTGGCCGATCGCGGTGCTGCTCGGTCTCGGCCTGCTGGTGCTGCGTTTGCTGGATGGCAGCCGCGACCAGCTGGTGGCCTACGGGCTGCGCTTCCTGGTCGTGGCCCTCGCGCCGCTCGTCGTGCTCGCCCCCTGGTCGCTGTCGCTGCTCACCCGGCCGTCCCGCTTCTTCCAGGAAGCCGGGCTCGACTACGGCGCCGGCTCCGCCTCCGTGCTCGACCTCATCGGGCTCAGCCCCGGCGGCCCCAAGGCCGTCGGCGGGATGCTGCTCTTCGGCATCGTGCTGGCCGCGCTCGCCGCGACGCTGCGCGACGCGCGGCAGCGCGCGATCCGTACCGCCTGGGCGGTGGCGCTGACCGGCCTGCTGCTCGCGGCGCTGGGCAACGGCTCCGGCTGGACCGGTCCCGCGATGCTCGTCTACGGCCTGGCGCTGCTGTGCGCCGCCGCGATCGGCGCCGAGGGCATCCGCACCCGCATGGCCAGCCTCGGCTTCGGCTGGAAGCAGCCGGTCGCCGTCCTGATCGCGCTGGCGTCCGTGCTCGCCCCGCTCTACGCCGCGGTCAGCTGGATGATCACCGGCGCGGCCGGTCCGCTGGAGCGGCGCAACCCGGAGCAGGTCCCGGCCTTCGTCGCCGAGGAGTCCGGCACCGCCGACCGCGCCCGCACCCTGGTCCTCGACGGCAAGCCGGGCCATGTCGACTACTCCCTCGTCCGCGGCTCCGGGGCCGGGCTCGGCGACGCCGACCTGGCCGCCGAAGCGGGCGAGGACAAGCGGCTCGGCGGCATCGTCGCCCACCTCGTCGCCGGTTCCGGCGCCGACCAGACCGACCAGCTCGGCGGCTACGCGGTCCGCTACGTCCTGGTCAGGGACGGGGCGCCGCGCGAGATGGGACGGGTCCTGGACTCGACCCCGGGCCTGACCCGGCTCAGCCAGGACGACGGCAGCGCCCTGTGGCGCGTCGACCGGCGGGTCTCGCGGCTCTCGATCGTCTCGGGCGAGGCCAAGGACGGCGCCGGCGAGGCCGCGGCCCCCGTCGCCGTACCGGCCGGCCCCGTCGAGGCGCACACCAAGGTGCCGGCCGGCGCCGACGGCCGGGTGCTGCGCCTGGCCGACACCGCCGACGAGGGCTGGCAGGCCACCCTCGACGGCACCCCGCTCAAGCCCGTGACCGTCGACGGCTGGGCCCAGGGCTTCACGCTCCCCGCGAGCGGCGGCACCCTCGACCTCACCCACGAGAACCCGATCGGCCACACCCTCTGGCTGTGGGCGCAGGGCCTGCTCGCCGTCGTCCTGGTGGTCCTGGCGCTGCCGGGCCGCCGCCGGGAGATCGACGACGACCTGCCCGACGACACCGCCGCCGCCCAGGCCGCCGCGGCGACCGGCGACGGCCGCCGGGCCCGGCGCCTGCGGGCCCAGGCCGAGGCCGAGTCCGCCGGCGACCCGGCGGCGGCCGGCCCCGGCATCCCCGGCGAGCAGCCGCTCGACCCGGCCGCCGACCCGATGACCGCGGGCATCCCCGCTCAGGACGCGGGCCCCGAGGGCACTCAGGCCGCCTCGCCCATGGCGGACGCCGACCCGTACGGGGCGGCGGCGCAGCAGCAGGCCTACGACGCCTGGCAGGCCGCCCAGCAGGGCGAGCCCGGTGTCCCGGGCCACCCCGGCGAGCAGCAGCCCTACGCGCCCGCCGACCCCTACCAGGCCGGGCAGTACGGCACCCCGCCCTACCCGCAGGCCGACCCCTACCAGGCCGCCGACCCGTACGCCGCGGATCCCTACCAGGCGGGCGCCTACGACCCGTACGGGTACGGGCAGCAGCAGTACGGCGACGGCGGGCCGCAGCAACAGCAGCCCTACGACGACGGCGCCCCGTATCCCGGGTACCCCGGTTCCTACCCCGAGCCGCGCCGTGACGGGAGCGACCAGCAGTGA
- a CDS encoding WhiB family transcriptional regulator has translation MTELFQELLVEEADEELGWQERALCAQTDPESFFPEKGGSTREAKKVCLACEVRSECLEYALANDERFGIWGGLSERERRRLKKAAV, from the coding sequence ATGACCGAGCTGTTCCAGGAATTGCTGGTCGAGGAGGCGGATGAGGAGCTCGGCTGGCAGGAGCGCGCCCTGTGCGCCCAGACCGACCCCGAGTCCTTCTTCCCGGAGAAGGGTGGCTCCACCCGCGAGGCCAAGAAGGTCTGTCTCGCCTGCGAAGTCCGGTCCGAATGCCTGGAGTACGCGCTCGCCAACGACGAGCGCTTCGGCATTTGGGGCGGCCTGTCCGAGCGCGAGCGGCGCCGGCTGAAGAAGGCCGCCGTCTGA
- a CDS encoding cysteine dioxygenase has translation MNSDVQIAGDPLALPHLLPPVPAHPATVAGFAGLARSIAADRASWAPLVRYDTTTRWYHRLHSVGQEPAGYEVWLLSWVPGQGSGRHDHGASSGVLTVLEGELTEHTATGPRTLAAGAQRVFAPGYVHEVVNDALTPAVSLHIYFPGLTDMPMHPSQATVSGGAAAPSEVLAP, from the coding sequence ATGAACAGCGACGTCCAGATCGCCGGCGACCCGCTCGCCCTCCCCCACCTGCTGCCGCCCGTCCCCGCCCACCCCGCCACCGTCGCCGGCTTCGCGGGGCTGGCCCGCTCGATCGCCGCCGACCGCGCCTCCTGGGCACCGCTCGTCCGCTACGACACCACCACCCGCTGGTACCACCGGCTGCACTCCGTGGGACAGGAACCGGCCGGCTACGAGGTGTGGCTGCTGAGCTGGGTACCGGGCCAGGGCAGCGGGCGGCACGACCACGGGGCGTCCTCCGGCGTGCTGACCGTCCTGGAAGGCGAGTTGACCGAGCACACCGCGACCGGGCCCCGAACGCTCGCGGCCGGCGCCCAGCGGGTGTTCGCCCCCGGCTACGTCCACGAGGTCGTCAACGACGCGCTGACCCCCGCGGTCAGCCTGCACATCTACTTCCCCGGCCTGACCGATATGCCGATGCACCCCAGCCAGGCCACGGTCTCCGGGGGCGCGGCCGCCCCGTCCGAGGTACTGGCCCCCTGA
- the cofD gene encoding 2-phospho-L-lactate transferase, whose translation MRIVVLAGGIGGARFLRGLKAAAPDADLTVIGNTGDDIHLFGLKVCPDLDTVMYTLGGGINEEQGWGRTDETFRVKEELAAYGVGPEWFGLGDRDFATHIVRTQMLGAGYPLSAVTEALCARWKPGVRLLPMTDDRVETHVAITEPDSDSAAGSGERKAVHFQEYWVRLRASVPAHAVVPVGADQAKPAPGVLEAIAEADVVLFPPSNPVVSIGTILAVPGIREAIADAGVPVVGLSPIVGDAPVRGMADKVLAAVGVEATAAAVARHYGSGLLDGWLVDSVDADAVAEVEAAGIRCRAVPLMMTDLDATTAMVREALAMAEEVRA comes from the coding sequence ATGCGAATCGTGGTTCTGGCCGGCGGTATCGGCGGCGCCCGCTTTCTGCGGGGACTGAAGGCAGCGGCTCCGGACGCGGACCTCACCGTCATCGGCAACACCGGTGACGACATCCATCTGTTCGGGCTCAAGGTGTGCCCCGACCTCGACACCGTGATGTACACCCTCGGCGGCGGCATCAACGAGGAGCAGGGCTGGGGCCGCACCGACGAAACCTTCCGGGTGAAGGAGGAGTTGGCCGCCTACGGCGTCGGCCCCGAGTGGTTCGGGCTCGGCGACCGGGACTTCGCCACCCACATCGTGCGGACCCAGATGCTGGGCGCCGGATATCCGCTCAGCGCCGTCACCGAGGCGCTCTGCGCGCGCTGGAAGCCCGGCGTGCGGCTGCTGCCGATGACCGACGACCGGGTCGAGACCCATGTCGCGATCACGGAGCCCGACAGCGACTCCGCCGCGGGGTCCGGCGAGCGCAAGGCGGTCCACTTCCAGGAGTACTGGGTGCGGCTGCGCGCCTCGGTGCCGGCGCATGCCGTGGTGCCGGTCGGCGCGGACCAGGCCAAGCCCGCACCGGGCGTGCTGGAGGCCATCGCCGAGGCGGACGTGGTGCTGTTCCCGCCGTCCAACCCGGTGGTCAGCATCGGGACGATCCTGGCGGTGCCGGGCATCCGTGAGGCCATCGCGGACGCCGGGGTGCCGGTGGTCGGTCTCTCGCCGATCGTCGGCGACGCCCCCGTGCGCGGGATGGCCGACAAGGTGCTGGCGGCGGTGGGCGTGGAGGCGACCGCCGCGGCCGTCGCCCGCCACTACGGCTCCGGACTGCTGGACGGCTGGCTGGTCGACTCCGTGGACGCGGACGCCGTGGCCGAGGTCGAGGCGGCCGGGATCCGCTGCCGGGCCGTGCCGCTGATGATGACCGACCTGGACGCCACGACGGCGATGGTGCGCGAGGCGCTGGCCATGGCCGAGGAGGTCCGGGCGTGA
- a CDS encoding coenzyme F420-0:L-glutamate ligase → MNDAAGVPAYRVWALPGVPEVRPGDDLVKLIAAAAATDGLPQLADGDVLLVTSKIVSKAEGRVVEATDRERAIDRETVRVVARRGTLRIVQNRQGLVMAAAGVDASNTPSGTVLLLPEDPDASARALRAGLRTELGVDVGVVISDTFGRPWRNGLTDVAIGAAGVRVLDDLRGGTDAYGNPLSATVVATADELAAAGDLVKGKAAGLPVAVVRGLPHVVEESGDGAGARAMVRGAEDDMFRLGTSEAVREAVTGRRTVRAFGDAPVDPGAVRRAVAAALTAPAPHHTTPWRFVLLESPEARTRLLDAMRDAWIADLRGDGKSEESIARRVRRGDVLRDAPYLAVPCMVTDGAHHYPDARRSAAEREMFVVAHGAGIQNFLVALAGERLGSAWISSTMFCRDVVREVLGLPEDWEPMGAVAVGHPATAPAPRPARAADDFIAVR, encoded by the coding sequence GTGAACGACGCCGCCGGGGTGCCCGCGTACCGGGTGTGGGCGCTGCCGGGGGTGCCGGAGGTGCGGCCCGGCGACGACCTCGTCAAGCTGATCGCCGCGGCGGCGGCCACCGACGGACTGCCGCAACTCGCCGACGGTGACGTGCTGTTGGTGACCTCGAAGATCGTCAGCAAGGCCGAGGGCCGGGTGGTCGAGGCCACCGACCGCGAGAGGGCGATCGACCGGGAGACGGTGCGGGTGGTGGCCCGGCGCGGCACCCTGCGCATCGTGCAGAACCGGCAGGGCCTGGTGATGGCCGCGGCCGGTGTGGACGCCTCCAACACCCCGTCGGGCACGGTGCTGTTGCTGCCGGAGGATCCGGACGCCTCGGCGCGCGCCCTCCGGGCGGGCCTGCGCACCGAGCTCGGCGTCGACGTCGGCGTCGTCATCAGCGACACCTTCGGGCGGCCGTGGCGCAACGGCCTCACCGACGTCGCCATCGGGGCCGCCGGGGTGCGGGTGCTGGACGACCTGCGCGGCGGCACCGACGCGTACGGCAATCCGCTGAGCGCGACGGTGGTGGCCACCGCCGACGAACTGGCCGCCGCGGGCGACCTGGTGAAGGGGAAGGCCGCCGGGCTGCCGGTCGCGGTGGTGCGCGGACTCCCCCACGTCGTCGAGGAGTCGGGCGACGGCGCCGGGGCACGTGCCATGGTGCGCGGCGCCGAGGACGACATGTTCCGGCTGGGCACCTCGGAGGCCGTACGCGAAGCGGTGACGGGGCGGCGCACGGTCCGCGCCTTCGGCGACGCGCCGGTGGATCCCGGGGCGGTCCGGCGGGCGGTGGCGGCGGCGCTCACCGCTCCGGCGCCGCATCACACCACACCGTGGCGGTTCGTCCTCCTGGAATCACCGGAGGCGCGGACCCGGCTGCTGGACGCGATGCGGGACGCCTGGATCGCGGATCTGCGCGGCGACGGAAAGTCGGAGGAGTCCATCGCCCGGCGGGTGCGGCGGGGCGATGTGCTGCGCGACGCCCCCTATCTGGCGGTGCCGTGCATGGTGACGGACGGCGCGCACCACTACCCCGACGCGCGGCGCAGCGCCGCGGAGCGCGAGATGTTCGTCGTGGCCCATGGCGCGGGCATCCAGAACTTCCTGGTCGCGCTGGCGGGCGAACGCCTCGGCTCCGCCTGGATCTCGTCGACGATGTTCTGCCGGGACGTGGTCCGGGAGGTGCTCGGGCTCCCGGAGGACTGGGAGCCGATGGGGGCGGTGGCCGTCGGGCATCCGGCGACGGCACCGGCGCCCCGTCCGGCGCGGGCCGCCGACGACTTCATCGCCGTGCGCTGA